GGGGTGTACAGCCTGGGCGCGGCGCAGATCGCCCTGAAATTCCAGGGCTGCGCCATCGGTGAGCGCATCGTGTTCGCGGGCAGTGGACCGCTGCTGTATCTGGTGGCTTACCAATATGCCAAGGCCGGCGCGAACGTGGTCGCGGTACTCGACAGCTCCCCGTTCAACGCCCAGGCCCGCGCCCTGCCCGGCCTGCTCGCTCAACCGGCGACCCTGGCCAAGGGGATTTACTACCGCGCCTGGCTGACGGCCCATGGCGTCTCTGTGCACCAAGGCGCGAGCCTTTCGCGCATCGACGGCGAACGTCGAGTGCAGTCGTTGCAATGGCAAAACAAAAAAGGCCAGCACGTACTCGATTGCGATGCGGTCGCCTTCGCCCATGGCTTGCGCAGCGAAACCCAACTGGCCGATCTGCTGGGCTGCGAATTTTCCTGGAGCCCGCTCAATCGCGCCTGGCTGCCGCAACGCGACAACGCGGGTCGCAGCAGCGCGGCGGGAGTTTACCTGGCCGGTGACGGCGCCGGCATCATGGGCGCAGACGCCGCCGAAATGGCGGGCGAACGGGCGGCCCTGGCGTTGCTCGAAGACCTCGGTTACCGGATCGACCCGCAACGTTGCGGGCAATTGGAACAATCCCTCGAACGCATCGGCCATTTCCGGCAAGGCCTGGAGCGCGCGTTTGCCTTTCCCGAGGACTGGGCAAGCGGTGCCGCCG
The Pseudomonas marvdashtae genome window above contains:
- a CDS encoding NAD(P)/FAD-dependent oxidoreductase, with the protein product MKSIAIIGAGPAGIRAAQTLVGHGIYPILLDEAARGGGQIYRRQPAHFKRSPAKLYGFEARKASAIHQAVDELRERIDYRPDTLVWNAEAGQLDTLHAGRAARLAYTSVIVATGATDRILPVPGWTLPGVYSLGAAQIALKFQGCAIGERIVFAGSGPLLYLVAYQYAKAGANVVAVLDSSPFNAQARALPGLLAQPATLAKGIYYRAWLTAHGVSVHQGASLSRIDGERRVQSLQWQNKKGQHVLDCDAVAFAHGLRSETQLADLLGCEFSWSPLNRAWLPQRDNAGRSSAAGVYLAGDGAGIMGADAAEMAGERAALALLEDLGYRIDPQRCGQLEQSLERIGHFRQGLERAFAFPEDWASGAADDLMICRCEEVSVGDIRRVVGEGHWEINRVKAHCRVGMGRCQGRMCGAAAAEIIACESARTVDQIGRLRAQAPIKPVPFGLEVEP